A window from Pseudomonas alloputida encodes these proteins:
- a CDS encoding ABC transporter ATP-binding protein has protein sequence MTAMAAVRIPPLACHGLGLQLAGNTVLSDIDLRVVAGETLGIVGPNGSGKSSLLKLLAGLRKPACGSVQLLGEPLAQMPRRRVAQALALVEQQADTLDAISVFDAVALGRTPWLSALAPFSRQDCAIVEQALADLDALHLRTRLWGSLSGGERQRVHIARALAQRPQVLLLDEPTNHLDIQHQLSLLQQVQALPVTTLVALHDLNQALTCDRVAVLDKGRLVALGNPFEVLTPERLLSTFGVHAHYLTDPFDGARILRFRAP, from the coding sequence ATGACCGCCATGGCAGCTGTTCGCATCCCTCCGCTGGCCTGCCATGGGCTGGGGCTGCAACTGGCCGGAAATACCGTGCTCAGCGATATCGACCTTCGCGTTGTCGCCGGTGAAACCCTGGGCATCGTCGGCCCCAACGGCTCGGGTAAATCCTCGCTATTGAAGTTGCTGGCAGGGCTGCGCAAACCCGCCTGCGGCAGCGTGCAGCTCCTGGGTGAGCCACTGGCACAGATGCCCCGCCGCCGTGTTGCCCAGGCGCTGGCGCTGGTCGAGCAACAGGCCGACACACTTGATGCGATCAGCGTGTTCGACGCGGTTGCCTTGGGCCGCACGCCCTGGCTCTCGGCCCTGGCACCGTTCTCCCGGCAGGACTGCGCCATCGTCGAGCAAGCCCTGGCCGACCTCGACGCCCTGCACCTGCGTACGCGCCTGTGGGGGTCGCTGTCCGGTGGCGAGCGCCAGCGTGTGCACATCGCCCGTGCGCTGGCCCAACGGCCGCAGGTGCTGCTGCTGGACGAACCGACCAACCACCTGGACATTCAGCATCAGCTAAGCCTGCTGCAACAAGTGCAGGCGCTGCCGGTCACCACCCTGGTAGCGCTGCATGACCTCAACCAGGCGCTGACCTGTGACCGTGTCGCGGTTCTCGACAAGGGCCGTCTGGTCGCCCTCGGCAACCCCTTCGAAGTCCTTACCCCCGAGCGCCTGTTGAGCACCTTCGGCGTCCACGCCCACTACCTCACCGACCCTTTCGACGGCGCGCGCATCCTGCGCTTTCGCGCCCCCTGA
- a CDS encoding GNAT family N-acetyltransferase translates to MPNWTLQPVARDAIAEVLAFVDSARRALFPMLANAPLPRDLAHFADTYLDGAGCFLEAREGGRLVAVIGYLPYDHRFAQLDYRAERVVEVVRLFVLPAYRRHGLAAALFGALRERAMQAGLDCLYLHTHPFLPGAIAFWERQGFTVVDVEQDPVWQTTHMQLRLR, encoded by the coding sequence ATGCCGAACTGGACCCTGCAACCTGTGGCGCGTGACGCCATTGCCGAAGTGCTGGCGTTTGTCGACAGCGCCCGGCGTGCGCTTTTCCCGATGCTCGCCAACGCACCCTTGCCGCGTGACCTGGCGCATTTCGCCGACACTTACCTGGACGGTGCGGGCTGCTTTCTGGAAGCCCGTGAGGGTGGGCGGCTGGTTGCGGTGATCGGTTACTTGCCCTATGACCATCGCTTTGCCCAGCTTGATTACCGCGCAGAGCGGGTAGTCGAGGTGGTGCGGCTGTTCGTGTTGCCGGCCTACCGCAGGCATGGCCTGGCTGCTGCCTTGTTTGGTGCCTTGCGCGAACGGGCGATGCAAGCGGGCTTGGACTGCCTTTACTTGCATACTCATCCGTTTCTGCCGGGTGCCATTGCGTTCTGGGAGCGGCAAGGCTTCACGGTGGTGGACGTGGAGCAGGACCCGGTGTGGCAGACCACGCACATGCAGTTGCGATTACGCTGA